Proteins encoded in a region of the Triticum dicoccoides isolate Atlit2015 ecotype Zavitan chromosome 3A, WEW_v2.0, whole genome shotgun sequence genome:
- the LOC119273687 gene encoding WRKY transcription factor SUSIBA2-like, whose translation MEEMGEESSRYPWQDYDIGFGEELMRELLDETTTAPSLAATPTAPGAVSADNSSSSDKGIGDEEEGAAGRRESMVNRLMSTVYSGPTLSDIESALSFTGAGAGDPLDGRSKYHYSPSSPVVFSPEKVLGKMENKYTMKIKSCGNGLADDGYKWRKYGQKAIKNSPNPRSYYRCTNPRCNAKKQVERAVDEPDTLVVTYEGLHLHYTYSHFLQQQTSPPPAAATIASSSKKPKLHPAAGAITVTDSHHESTPVTTTSPPSAAVVPAGAGDSSGDSGGNVTADAGFLLEHAVPNCSPYLFDGGLFSDAGVERRMPSDAGGLLEDMVPLMVRRPSCNSAATTASSSTTVGSPAAIVSSPSPSTSSVSWTPASPYIDMAILSNIF comes from the exons AtggaggagatgggggaggagaGCAGCAGGTATCCATGGCAGGACTACGACATCGGCTTCGGGGAGGAGCTCATGAGGGAGCTCCTTGACGAGACGACGACGGCGCCATCTCTAGCAGCAACACCAACGGCGCCCGGCGCCGTGAGCGCTGACAATTCTTCTTCTTCCGATAAGGGAATTGGTGACGAGGAGGAAGGGGCGGCGGGGCGCCGGGAGTCCATGGTGAACAGGCTCATGTCGACGGTCTACTCCGGGCCCACCCTCAGCGACATAGAGAGCGCCCTCTCCTTCACCGGCGCTGGCGCCGGCGACCCGCTGGACGGCCGCAGCAAGTACCACTACAGCCCCTCCAGCCCAGT GGTTTTCTCGCCGGAGAAGGTGCTGGGCAAGATGGAGAACAAATACACGATGAAGATCAAGAGCTGCGGCAACGGGCTCGCCGACGATGGATACAAGTGGAGGAAATACGGCCAGAAAGCCATCAAGAACAGCCCCAACCCAAG GAGTTACTACCGGTGCACGAACCCGCGGTGCAACGCGAAGAAGCAGGTGGAGCGCGCCGTCGACGAGCCGGACACGCTCGTCGTCACCTACGAAGGCCTCCACCTCCACTACACCTACTCCCACTTCCTCCAGCAGCAGACCAGCCCTCCACCCGCTGCCGCCACCATTGCCTCAAGCTCCAAGAAGCCCAAGCTGCACCCCGCCGCCGGCGCCATTACAGTCACAGACTCCCACCACGAGAGCACCCCTGTGACAACAACCTCGCCGCCCTCTGCCGCCGTCGTccctgccggcgccggagacagcaGCGGCGACAGCGGCGGTAACGTGACAGCCGACGCGGGCTTCCTGCTGGAGCACGCGGTGCCCAACTGCTCGCCGTATCTGTTCGACGGCGGCTTGTTCAGTGATGCAGGCGTGGAGCGGCGGATGCCCAGCGACGCCGGAGGGCTCCTGGAGGACATGGTGCCGCTGATGGTCCGTAGGCCGTCTTGCAACTCGGCGGCCACCACCGCCAGCTCGTCGACAACGGTCGGCTCGCCCGCCGCGATTGTGTCGTCGCCGTCGCCCTCCACATCGTCCGTGTCCTGGACCCCCGCGTCGCCGTACATCGACATGGCCATCCTCTCCAACATCTTCTAG